Proteins encoded together in one Marispirochaeta sp. window:
- a CDS encoding family 1 encapsulin nanocompartment shell protein translates to MSILKRNLAPITDAAWKEIDALARETLTANLSARRFLDVSGPHGLSFTSVDLGRLEVVEDSKKGAVGYGIYKVQPLVETRIGFTLNIWELDNIERGAKDIEMDSLVEAAVKMAAFEEKAVYEGLKAGSIAGLKEAASGESIPLKLNNDAVIDALAVAREHMQAAGVQGGADFIVSPDLWKFLNRVSPGGSLKKLVERQIEGSVIRSDHINGALLCANRGGDAELILGQDISVGYHHHTAEEVFLFFTESFTFRVLAPEALVCFSL, encoded by the coding sequence GTGAGTATTCTTAAACGTAATCTGGCACCTATTACTGATGCCGCCTGGAAAGAGATTGACGCCCTTGCCAGGGAAACCCTGACCGCTAATTTGTCGGCCCGGCGTTTTCTCGATGTTTCCGGTCCCCATGGATTGAGCTTTACCAGTGTTGATCTGGGCCGGCTGGAGGTAGTTGAAGACTCAAAGAAGGGGGCAGTGGGCTACGGCATCTATAAAGTCCAGCCACTGGTAGAAACCCGGATCGGATTCACCTTGAACATTTGGGAGCTGGATAATATTGAACGGGGTGCAAAAGACATAGAAATGGATTCTCTGGTCGAGGCCGCTGTAAAGATGGCAGCATTTGAAGAAAAGGCTGTTTACGAGGGGTTGAAGGCCGGATCGATTGCCGGTTTAAAGGAAGCAGCCTCGGGAGAGAGCATCCCCCTTAAACTGAATAATGACGCTGTCATCGATGCCCTGGCGGTAGCCCGGGAACATATGCAGGCTGCGGGAGTGCAGGGGGGCGCCGATTTTATTGTGAGTCCTGATCTCTGGAAATTCCTGAACCGGGTCAGTCCCGGGGGGTCTCTGAAAAAGCTGGTGGAACGCCAGATCGAAGGTTCGGTTATTCGCTCCGATCATATCAATGGGGCCCTGCTTTGTGCCAACCGGGGCGGGGACGCGGAGCTGATTCTGGGGCAGGATATCTCGGTCGGGTATCATCACCATACCGCGGAAGAGGTTTTCCTCTTTTTTACCGAGTCCTTTACCTTCCGGGTCCTTGCGCCGGAAGCCCTGGTCTGTTTTTCTTTGTAG
- a CDS encoding ferritin family protein, producing the protein MPEFGNPFSALDNDRMLKPDELVRAIRMMIAAEYEAIQLYQQLAASTDNELAKKVLIDIADEEKVHAGEFLRLLQELDPAEMDFYKEGAAEVEEEFLGKASGKHENGGSSSNGLGIGSLKK; encoded by the coding sequence ATGCCGGAATTTGGAAATCCCTTTAGTGCATTAGATAATGATAGGATGCTGAAACCCGATGAGCTGGTGCGGGCCATACGGATGATGATAGCCGCCGAGTATGAGGCAATTCAGCTTTACCAGCAGCTGGCCGCTTCAACGGACAACGAGCTTGCTAAAAAGGTGCTGATTGACATTGCCGACGAGGAGAAGGTTCACGCCGGAGAATTTCTGCGCTTACTGCAGGAGCTGGACCCCGCGGAGATGGATTTTTACAAGGAAGGGGCAGCGGAAGTGGAAGAGGAGTTTCTTGGAAAAGCCTCCGGGAAACATGAAAACGGCGGCTCTTCATCCAATGGTCTCGGCATTGGCAGCTTGAAAAAGTAA